From the genome of Rathayibacter sp. VKM Ac-2759, one region includes:
- a CDS encoding 4-phosphopantetheinyl transferase codes for MTGLPLLATDDVQLRWARPEVLDSSRHRMLRLLTLAERLRYEATGRRETRDSFLLGRVLVRELAAETLGIDPLEITVDARCERCSGPHGRPVLGGEHPALERMRISIAHCDGAVVAALATGRDLGIDAARTRTVRDRVAAGDATAEQVLHELRSQAVAKADGRGATSEEPVRFRTREGATEAWIEGSERYFAVSEPIVHSALVVTLAVAQD; via the coding sequence ATGACCGGACTCCCCCTCCTCGCCACCGACGACGTCCAGCTGCGCTGGGCCCGTCCCGAGGTGCTCGATTCGTCGCGGCACCGGATGCTCCGCCTCCTCACCCTCGCCGAGCGCCTCCGCTACGAGGCGACCGGACGCCGCGAGACCCGCGACAGCTTCCTCCTCGGCCGGGTCCTCGTCCGCGAGCTCGCCGCGGAGACCCTCGGCATCGATCCGCTCGAGATCACTGTCGACGCCCGCTGCGAGCGCTGCAGCGGCCCGCACGGCCGCCCCGTGCTCGGCGGCGAGCACCCCGCGCTCGAGCGGATGCGGATCAGCATCGCGCACTGCGACGGCGCGGTCGTCGCCGCTCTCGCCACGGGGCGCGACCTCGGCATCGACGCCGCCCGCACCCGCACGGTCCGCGACCGGGTCGCGGCAGGCGACGCGACGGCGGAGCAGGTGCTGCACGAGCTCCGCTCCCAGGCGGTCGCGAAGGCCGACGGGCGAGGGGCGACGAGCGAGGAGCCGGTGCGCTTCCGCACCCGTGAGGGCGCGACGGAGGCGTGGATCGAGGGCTCCGAGCGCTACTTCGCGGTCTCGGAGCCGATCGTGCACTCGGCGCTCGTCGTCACCCTCGCCGTCGCGCAGGACTGA
- a CDS encoding glycoside hydrolase family 43 protein, translated as MTSRTRSAGAAVAALLVAALLGVGAQPAAAAGVVTDPDDGVPRTSSPPVYTDYPAIQDPGRGASGYFQPYWYDTDGRHIQAHGGQIVTVEEDGQQVQYWYGEDRTNGYWDSPGVAVYRSTDGHNWENEGTALRSVSTPSDLEQPYFDALYDTVDDAGLPRADRIAELDYHLDTTQSSPNTAIFERPKVLFNETTGKWVMWWHSDGRTEAGGSTYARSMAGVATSDSPTGPFTLQGVYRLYNRSNYQACTSSAVPGQARDMTVFQDGDGTAYISYSSEENYTLYVAKLDASYTNVERTTTTDTLDANQYSADGRYPYVFADGKAGAPVRGTDFQIVKECGHLEAPAIFANGGKYYTIASGATGWAPNQQTYYTADSILGSWIRGVEKDDANENVAYNSIPEGGDGRLSIGDTRATTFGSQSTNVLTLAPGKYVYMGDRWNDGASDSTYVWLPMTIGENGRLEMRNPAVEDPARWADGWDASYWDDKGVGAGTWSVVDDRLPDTVRRNADVAAVLPANVSVKTGTGTRDVAVTWEPTGPAALGTLQVTGVLAADSEFAAGRTFTRTIEVAEPGIANLAPGASVTVSSRADLAPKLIDGDTEAKGWDDWSGSGYPRDSRLAFSWSTPQNLDSVTVHAFKDGATATWPSRIEVEYQVNGAWTTSTVGATLSQAATDAAPTVVLDLSSLPDTTGLRLHLTSTANTWQSISEVQIWGTAPPVNVCRVKGAAVSASFSQTKWATLPAANACDGNVTTAWSTWTDGTFAGSADFTLTNTEAHRVAGLSFTNTEGTLASVSVAYRAADGTWKPTSAQNVAPAANGALTTVPFTAVTATGLKLTFSTPNSYLKISEIVVPESAAPALKVTASVSSRCVAGKAILSVTATNGETAPLGMTFGSAYGQKSFTAVAAGSNATHGFTTRQASMPAGEVVVTATGGGATLEQKVAYPSRTC; from the coding sequence ATGACGTCTCGTACACGATCGGCCGGAGCGGCGGTGGCGGCCCTCCTGGTCGCGGCACTCCTCGGAGTCGGAGCGCAGCCCGCCGCAGCGGCAGGGGTGGTGACCGACCCGGACGACGGGGTCCCGCGCACCAGCTCTCCGCCGGTCTACACCGACTATCCCGCGATCCAGGATCCGGGACGCGGCGCCTCCGGCTACTTCCAGCCCTACTGGTACGACACCGACGGCCGCCACATCCAGGCGCACGGCGGGCAGATCGTCACCGTCGAGGAGGACGGGCAGCAGGTCCAGTACTGGTACGGCGAGGACCGCACCAACGGCTACTGGGACAGCCCCGGAGTCGCGGTCTACCGCTCGACCGACGGCCACAACTGGGAGAACGAGGGCACCGCGCTGCGCAGCGTCTCGACTCCGTCGGATCTGGAGCAGCCGTACTTCGACGCGCTCTACGACACGGTCGACGATGCGGGCCTGCCCCGCGCCGACCGCATCGCCGAGCTCGACTACCACCTCGACACCACCCAGTCCTCGCCGAACACCGCGATCTTCGAGCGGCCCAAGGTCCTCTTCAACGAGACGACCGGCAAGTGGGTCATGTGGTGGCACTCCGACGGGCGCACCGAGGCGGGCGGCAGCACCTACGCGCGGTCGATGGCCGGAGTCGCGACCTCGGACAGCCCGACCGGTCCCTTCACGCTCCAGGGCGTCTACCGGCTCTACAACCGCTCGAACTACCAGGCGTGCACCTCGTCGGCCGTGCCCGGCCAGGCGCGCGACATGACCGTGTTCCAGGACGGGGACGGCACCGCCTACATCTCCTACTCCTCCGAGGAGAACTACACGCTCTACGTCGCCAAGCTCGACGCGAGCTACACCAACGTCGAGCGCACCACCACCACGGACACCCTCGACGCGAACCAGTACTCGGCCGACGGGAGGTACCCCTACGTCTTCGCCGACGGGAAGGCCGGCGCTCCGGTCCGCGGCACCGACTTCCAGATCGTGAAGGAGTGCGGTCACCTCGAGGCTCCGGCGATCTTCGCGAACGGCGGGAAGTACTACACGATCGCCTCCGGAGCGACGGGGTGGGCGCCGAACCAGCAGACGTACTACACCGCCGACTCGATCCTCGGCTCGTGGATCCGCGGAGTCGAGAAGGACGACGCGAACGAGAACGTCGCCTACAACTCGATCCCCGAGGGCGGCGACGGGCGTCTGTCGATCGGAGACACGCGGGCCACCACCTTCGGCTCGCAGTCGACGAACGTCCTGACCCTCGCGCCCGGGAAGTACGTCTACATGGGCGACCGCTGGAACGACGGCGCCTCCGACTCCACCTACGTCTGGCTCCCGATGACCATCGGCGAGAACGGCCGGCTCGAGATGCGCAACCCCGCCGTCGAGGACCCGGCCCGCTGGGCGGACGGCTGGGACGCATCCTACTGGGACGACAAGGGCGTCGGAGCCGGCACCTGGTCGGTCGTCGACGACCGCCTGCCCGACACGGTGCGGCGGAACGCCGACGTCGCGGCCGTGCTCCCCGCGAACGTGTCGGTGAAGACCGGCACCGGCACGCGCGACGTCGCCGTGACCTGGGAGCCGACCGGCCCCGCGGCCCTCGGCACCCTGCAGGTCACCGGCGTCCTCGCCGCCGACTCCGAGTTCGCGGCCGGACGCACCTTCACCCGCACCATCGAGGTCGCCGAGCCGGGCATCGCCAACCTCGCGCCCGGAGCCTCGGTGACGGTCTCGAGCCGCGCCGACCTCGCGCCGAAGCTCATCGACGGGGACACGGAGGCGAAGGGCTGGGACGACTGGTCGGGCTCGGGCTACCCGCGCGACAGCCGCCTCGCGTTCTCGTGGAGCACGCCGCAGAACCTCGACTCCGTGACGGTGCACGCCTTCAAGGACGGCGCGACGGCCACCTGGCCCTCGCGCATCGAGGTGGAGTACCAGGTGAACGGGGCGTGGACCACGAGCACGGTCGGCGCGACCCTCTCGCAGGCCGCGACCGACGCCGCGCCGACGGTCGTGCTCGACCTGTCGTCGCTGCCCGACACCACCGGGCTGCGCCTGCACCTGACGAGCACCGCGAACACCTGGCAGTCGATCTCGGAGGTGCAGATCTGGGGCACCGCGCCCCCGGTCAACGTCTGCCGGGTGAAGGGCGCCGCCGTCTCGGCGTCGTTCAGCCAGACGAAGTGGGCGACGCTCCCCGCCGCGAACGCGTGCGACGGCAACGTCACCACCGCGTGGTCGACCTGGACCGACGGGACGTTCGCGGGCAGTGCCGACTTCACCCTGACGAACACCGAGGCGCACCGCGTCGCGGGTCTGAGCTTCACCAACACCGAGGGCACCCTCGCCTCGGTGAGCGTGGCGTACCGCGCAGCGGACGGCACGTGGAAGCCGACGTCGGCCCAGAACGTCGCCCCGGCGGCGAACGGAGCGCTGACGACCGTCCCCTTCACCGCGGTGACGGCGACCGGACTGAAGCTGACCTTCTCGACGCCGAACTCGTACCTCAAGATCTCCGAGATCGTGGTCCCCGAGAGTGCGGCGCCGGCCCTGAAGGTCACCGCCTCCGTGTCGTCGCGGTGCGTGGCCGGCAAGGCGATCCTCTCGGTGACCGCGACCAACGGCGAGACCGCCCCGCTCGGCATGACCTTCGGTTCGGCCTACGGACAGAAGTCGTTCACCGCCGTCGCCGCCGGGTCGAACGCGACGCACGGCTTCACCACGCGTCAGGCGAGCATGCCGGCCGGCGAGGTCGTCGTGACCGCGACAGGAGGCGGAGCCACGCTCGAGCAGAAGGTGGCGTACCCCTCGCGCACCTGCTGA
- a CDS encoding serine hydrolase domain-containing protein, whose protein sequence is MTRSLPRSTPSSRSVDAIGILDLVDSFEAAAGVELHGLMVVHGGHVIAEGWWAPYTAESLHLFYSLSKSFTATAIGLAVDEGLVDLDATVLSYFPELDSEVTDPRSRSIRVRHVLAMASGHTAETIDRARDADPVDMVRGFLLTPPEQEPGSVFAYNQPCTFAAAAIVARVSGGSLTEYLRPRLLDPLGIGRTAWLRDASDREIGYSGLHATTEAAAALGQLYLQNGRWEGRQLLSPEWVAEASTAHVATAEAGGPDWQQGYGFQFWRSLHGYRADGAYGQFSLIVPEHGLVVAVTGQTAETETLLQLVWQHLLPAIGRESSAEADQRLTARLASLALPPLEGLTGAPAPGRFEPAPGSDAPSLTAVEVSAAADGWTLALIEGEGRLLLSPGSGEWTTTEAIAASAGRSSDGVLLVDLVFLETPHRLHLALSGGTVTARWETVPLHEESLATLCAPR, encoded by the coding sequence TGACGCGCTCACTGCCGAGAAGCACCCCCTCCTCCCGCTCCGTCGACGCGATCGGGATCCTCGACCTCGTCGACTCCTTCGAGGCCGCGGCCGGCGTCGAGCTGCACGGCCTGATGGTCGTGCACGGCGGGCACGTGATCGCCGAGGGCTGGTGGGCGCCCTACACCGCCGAGAGCCTGCACCTCTTCTACTCGCTGAGCAAGAGCTTCACCGCGACAGCGATCGGCCTCGCGGTGGACGAGGGCCTCGTCGACCTCGATGCGACGGTGCTCTCCTACTTCCCCGAGCTCGACTCCGAGGTGACCGATCCGCGCTCGCGCTCGATCCGCGTGCGGCACGTGCTCGCGATGGCGAGCGGCCACACCGCCGAGACCATCGACCGCGCCCGCGACGCCGACCCGGTCGACATGGTGCGCGGGTTCCTGCTGACGCCTCCCGAGCAGGAGCCGGGAAGCGTCTTCGCCTACAACCAGCCGTGCACCTTCGCAGCCGCCGCGATCGTCGCGCGGGTGAGCGGAGGCTCGCTGACCGAGTACCTGCGACCGCGGCTGCTCGATCCGCTCGGGATCGGCCGGACCGCGTGGCTGCGCGACGCCTCCGACCGCGAGATCGGCTACAGCGGGCTGCACGCCACGACCGAGGCGGCCGCCGCGCTCGGGCAGTTGTACCTGCAGAACGGGCGGTGGGAGGGGCGGCAGCTGCTCTCGCCGGAGTGGGTGGCCGAGGCGTCGACCGCGCACGTGGCGACAGCGGAGGCGGGCGGTCCCGACTGGCAGCAGGGCTACGGGTTCCAGTTCTGGCGGTCGCTGCACGGCTACCGCGCCGACGGGGCGTACGGGCAGTTCAGCCTCATCGTGCCCGAGCACGGCCTCGTGGTCGCCGTGACGGGTCAGACCGCCGAGACCGAGACGCTCCTGCAGCTCGTGTGGCAGCACCTGCTGCCCGCGATCGGCCGGGAGTCGTCGGCGGAGGCGGACCAGCGCCTCACCGCGCGCCTCGCCTCCCTCGCTCTCCCGCCGCTCGAGGGCCTCACCGGGGCTCCCGCGCCCGGCCGCTTCGAGCCCGCGCCCGGCTCCGACGCGCCCTCGCTCACCGCCGTCGAGGTCTCGGCCGCCGCGGACGGCTGGACGCTCGCCCTGATCGAGGGCGAGGGCCGACTGCTGCTCTCGCCGGGCTCGGGCGAGTGGACCACGACCGAGGCGATCGCGGCGAGCGCCGGTCGATCCTCCGACGGCGTCCTGCTGGTCGACCTGGTGTTCCTCGAGACGCCGCACCGCCTGCACCTCGCGCTCTCCGGCGGCACGGTCACGGCGCGGTGGGAGACGGTGCCGCTGCACGAGGAGTCGCTCGCGACGCTGTGCGCCCCGCGCTGA
- a CDS encoding peptidase inhibitor family I36 protein → MSLPRRASALLLAASALATSALVAPAASASESQCPTGFSCVWTDSNYSSNYSGRGNADYTEWYSVGGYVFNDTISSLKNRYPGRKIWYEHAGRGGAQLWITTNSQISNLQNAGTGLSSHPNWNDFISSVD, encoded by the coding sequence ATGTCCCTTCCCCGGCGCGCCAGCGCACTCCTCCTCGCCGCCTCGGCCCTCGCGACCAGCGCCCTCGTCGCTCCGGCGGCCTCGGCCTCCGAGAGCCAGTGCCCCACCGGCTTCAGCTGCGTCTGGACCGACTCGAACTACAGCAGCAACTACTCGGGCCGGGGGAACGCGGACTACACCGAGTGGTACTCCGTCGGCGGCTACGTCTTCAACGACACGATCTCGAGTCTGAAGAACCGGTACCCGGGCCGGAAGATCTGGTACGAGCACGCCGGTCGAGGGGGAGCGCAGCTCTGGATCACGACGAACTCCCAGATCTCGAATCTCCAGAACGCAGGGACGGGCCTCTCCAGCCATCCGAACTGGAACGACTTCATCTCGAGCGTCGACTGA
- a CDS encoding ATP-binding cassette domain-containing protein: MTAPLLSLRGATRRYAGPTGTRALDSVDLDVQAGEFVAVIGRSGAGKSTLLNVLGLLDSADSGEYRIGGLDVSALSETERDALRSRTFGFVFQDSFVLPSESVARNAALPLRMRGEGRGSQIDAVGRVLDGFGLLPVAEQPAGTLSGGERQRTAVARAVVGRPAVILADEPTGSLDADTGAGVMEMLVDLHRSGVTVVVITHSAEVAAIADRCIRLADGRIDSDTGAASSGGSPPVPPAADSAPTRSPRPRRRSGWLFGDAVSSLLLSPARTAGVLAAFVIAVAGLVTSVGMSATAAGQVSQRLDAAALDQVVARLPDTSTREDLRRAAASVAALDGVLAAGARTTLAATAARPGRWIGGSEVSSEAPVLAVDADFLDVELASVAPATAAAWLDVEDGVPVALLGAGAAEDLGIPTTRTGDTLRIDGQSVVVAGFVLSSPRDPALAESILVSATDFAVPPQSEHHVVARTKAGRPAAIAESVPLAVDPGHPETVVVQTVADLRRLTRGVSSDLAANLLVVSAVLLLLVCVSSATSMFLAVSARTREIALRRAVGATRRDIRVLFLLEGTAIGAAGGVSGLALGTLATALLSGAQGWSPVLDPVSALVGVAAGIGAGALSAVGPALRAARVEPALALRAG; this comes from the coding sequence GTGACCGCTCCTCTCCTCTCGCTGCGCGGCGCGACCCGTCGCTACGCCGGCCCGACGGGCACCCGCGCGCTCGACTCCGTCGACCTCGACGTGCAGGCGGGAGAGTTCGTCGCCGTGATCGGCCGCTCGGGCGCCGGCAAGTCGACCCTCCTCAACGTCCTCGGCCTGCTCGACTCCGCCGATTCGGGGGAGTACCGGATCGGGGGCCTCGACGTCTCCGCTCTCTCCGAGACGGAGCGCGACGCCCTCCGCTCCCGGACCTTCGGGTTCGTGTTCCAGGACTCGTTCGTGCTGCCGAGCGAGAGCGTCGCCCGCAACGCGGCTCTCCCGCTCCGGATGCGGGGAGAGGGGCGCGGGAGTCAGATCGACGCCGTGGGCCGCGTCCTCGACGGGTTCGGACTGCTCCCGGTCGCGGAGCAGCCCGCCGGGACCCTCTCCGGCGGGGAGCGCCAGAGGACCGCCGTCGCCCGCGCCGTCGTCGGGCGACCGGCGGTGATCCTCGCGGACGAGCCCACCGGCAGTCTGGACGCCGACACCGGCGCGGGCGTGATGGAGATGCTCGTCGACCTCCACCGCTCCGGGGTCACGGTCGTGGTGATCACGCACTCGGCGGAGGTCGCGGCGATCGCCGACCGGTGCATCCGCCTCGCCGACGGACGCATCGACTCCGACACCGGAGCCGCCTCGTCGGGCGGGTCGCCCCCGGTGCCGCCGGCCGCCGACAGCGCGCCGACCCGATCGCCCCGACCTCGCCGCCGCTCCGGGTGGCTGTTCGGCGACGCCGTGTCGTCGCTGCTGCTCTCCCCGGCCCGCACCGCCGGCGTCCTCGCCGCCTTCGTGATCGCCGTCGCCGGACTCGTGACGTCGGTCGGGATGAGCGCGACGGCGGCCGGTCAGGTCTCGCAGCGACTCGACGCGGCGGCGCTCGACCAGGTGGTGGCGCGGCTCCCCGACACCTCGACCCGGGAGGACCTCCGGCGCGCCGCGGCCTCGGTCGCCGCGCTCGACGGAGTGCTCGCCGCCGGCGCACGCACGACTCTCGCGGCGACGGCCGCCCGGCCCGGGCGCTGGATCGGCGGCTCCGAGGTCTCGTCCGAGGCGCCGGTGCTCGCCGTCGACGCGGACTTCCTCGACGTGGAGCTCGCGTCGGTGGCGCCGGCGACCGCGGCGGCCTGGCTCGACGTCGAGGACGGAGTGCCGGTGGCTCTGCTCGGCGCGGGCGCCGCGGAGGATCTCGGCATCCCGACCACGCGCACCGGCGACACCCTCCGGATCGACGGCCAGTCCGTCGTCGTCGCCGGCTTCGTCCTCTCCTCACCGCGGGACCCCGCTCTCGCCGAGTCGATCCTGGTCTCGGCGACCGACTTCGCCGTCCCGCCGCAGTCGGAGCACCACGTCGTCGCGCGGACCAAGGCGGGGCGCCCCGCGGCGATCGCCGAGTCCGTCCCGCTCGCCGTCGACCCCGGGCACCCCGAGACCGTCGTGGTGCAGACCGTCGCGGATCTGCGGCGGCTCACCCGCGGAGTGAGCAGCGATCTCGCCGCGAACCTGCTCGTCGTCTCGGCGGTGCTCCTGCTCCTCGTCTGCGTCAGCAGCGCCACCTCGATGTTCCTCGCAGTGTCGGCGCGCACCCGCGAGATCGCCCTGCGCCGGGCGGTCGGGGCGACGCGGCGCGACATCCGAGTGCTCTTCCTCCTGGAGGGAACGGCGATCGGGGCCGCGGGCGGGGTCTCGGGACTGGCGCTGGGCACTCTTGCGACGGCGCTGCTCAGCGGGGCTCAGGGCTGGTCGCCGGTACTCGACCCCGTCAGCGCCCTGGTCGGAGTCGCCGCGGGGATCGGGGCCGGCGCCCTCTCGGCCGTCGGCCCCGCCCTCCGCGCCGCCCGCGTCGAGCCCGCGCTCGCGCTCCGAGCCGGGTGA